In Chitinophaga nivalis, a single genomic region encodes these proteins:
- a CDS encoding methionine synthase has translation MEKLLPTSIVGSLPKPAWLAPPEKLWSPWKLEGDQLLEGKQDALRISLQEQQLAGLDIICDGEQTRQHFVTTFIEHLSGVDFENRKTVRIRNRYDASVPVVVGDVARQKAVFVEDAKFLRRQTNKPIKWALPGPLTMVDTLYDDHYKSREKLAWEFAKALNEEARELQDAGVDIIQFDEPAFNVFFDEVNDWGMAALERAIEGLHCETAVHICYGYGIQANNDWKKTLGSEWRQYEEIFPKIQKSKIDVVSLECHNSNVPLNLIELVRGKKIMVGAIDVATNTIETPEEVANTLRKALEFVDIENLYPSTNCGMAPLSRNVARGKLIALSAGAEIVRKEFAI, from the coding sequence ATGGAAAAACTATTACCAACCTCAATTGTAGGAAGTTTACCTAAACCAGCCTGGCTTGCACCACCTGAGAAACTTTGGTCGCCCTGGAAATTAGAAGGAGATCAGTTATTGGAAGGGAAACAAGATGCTTTGCGCATTTCTTTGCAGGAACAACAATTGGCTGGGTTAGATATCATTTGTGATGGTGAGCAAACACGCCAACATTTCGTAACCACTTTTATCGAGCATTTAAGTGGTGTAGATTTTGAAAATCGCAAAACTGTGAGAATTCGTAACCGTTATGATGCGAGTGTTCCAGTGGTTGTAGGTGATGTTGCACGTCAAAAAGCAGTTTTTGTTGAAGATGCTAAATTTTTACGTAGACAGACTAATAAGCCTATAAAATGGGCATTACCGGGACCGCTTACAATGGTAGATACCTTATATGATGACCATTACAAAAGCCGGGAAAAATTAGCGTGGGAATTTGCGAAAGCACTCAATGAAGAAGCAAGAGAGCTGCAGGATGCAGGGGTAGATATTATCCAGTTTGATGAACCTGCATTTAATGTGTTCTTTGATGAAGTGAACGATTGGGGAATGGCAGCATTAGAAAGAGCCATTGAAGGTTTACACTGCGAAACTGCAGTGCATATTTGCTATGGTTATGGAATACAAGCCAATAACGATTGGAAAAAAACATTAGGTTCAGAATGGCGTCAATACGAAGAAATTTTCCCTAAAATTCAAAAATCTAAAATTGACGTGGTGTCATTAGAATGCCACAACTCAAATGTGCCTTTAAATTTAATTGAACTTGTTCGAGGCAAAAAAATAATGGTTGGTGCAATTGATGTGGCCACCAATACTATTGAAACACCTGAAGAAGTAGCTAATACGCTACGTAAAGCGCTTGAGTTTGTAGATATTGAAAATCTTTACCCTTCTACAAACTGTGGTATGGCTCCTTTGTCCCGAAACGTGGCAAGAGGTAAGTTAATTGCTTTAAGCGCAGGAGCTGAAATTGTACGCAAAGAATTTGCGATTTAG
- a CDS encoding bile acid:sodium symporter family protein, with protein MNKLLAVLKKAGFDGFLLMIGTMIMLAYFLPQPGMIKEPVSLEEIANAGVSLIFFFYGLRLSVEKLKAGLANWKMHIIVQLTTFLFFPLIVLVSRPLFVNTDLELLWLGIFFLAALPSTVSSSVVMISIAKGNIPAAIFNASISSLIGVVVTPLWVGLFIASATGHFDVTDIVIKLMLQVLLPVIIGISLNSRFGAIAEKYKKQLKYFDQAIILTIIYTSFCKSFSQHLFEGFTALELAGLAAGMMALFFAVFFCVGLLCRLFGFSDEDRITVLFCGSKKSLVHGTVMSKVLFQHSTITGIILLPLMLYHALQLIAASIIAQGMARRKEV; from the coding sequence TTGAATAAGTTATTAGCAGTATTAAAGAAAGCAGGTTTCGATGGTTTCCTGTTAATGATAGGTACCATGATTATGCTGGCCTATTTTTTGCCTCAACCAGGCATGATCAAAGAGCCTGTTTCGCTAGAGGAGATTGCCAATGCAGGCGTGTCGTTGATTTTCTTTTTCTATGGCTTGCGGCTGAGCGTTGAGAAACTAAAAGCCGGGCTTGCCAACTGGAAAATGCACATTATCGTCCAATTAACAACTTTTTTGTTTTTTCCGCTCATTGTTTTGGTATCTCGCCCCCTGTTCGTCAACACCGACTTAGAGTTGCTTTGGTTGGGTATATTTTTTCTGGCGGCTTTACCTTCCACAGTCTCTTCTTCCGTGGTCATGATTTCCATCGCCAAGGGCAACATTCCCGCTGCCATTTTCAATGCTAGCATTTCCAGTTTGATCGGAGTAGTGGTTACGCCGCTCTGGGTTGGACTATTTATCGCTTCTGCAACAGGTCATTTTGATGTCACTGATATCGTCATAAAGTTGATGCTTCAAGTCTTGTTGCCTGTCATCATCGGCATCAGCCTCAACTCCCGTTTTGGCGCCATTGCTGAAAAATATAAGAAACAGCTCAAGTATTTCGATCAGGCAATCATTCTCACCATCATTTACACGTCGTTTTGTAAGTCATTCTCCCAGCATCTTTTTGAAGGCTTCACCGCCCTTGAGCTTGCCGGACTCGCCGCAGGGATGATGGCCTTATTTTTTGCTGTGTTCTTTTGTGTTGGACTACTCTGCCGATTGTTTGGCTTTTCAGATGAAGATCGTATTACTGTCTTATTTTGTGGATCTAAAAAGTCATTGGTACACGGAACCGTCATGTCAAAAGTGCTCTTTCAGCACAGTACCATTACAGGCATCATATTGTTGCCACTCATGCTTTACCATGCCTTGCAATTGATTGCCGCCAGTATTATCGCTCAGGGGATGGCCAGACGAAAAGAAGTATAA
- a CDS encoding alkene reductase: MMVCINNDVYLPVFDQYGNYENGNMKLFEKTQLGGVNLKNRMAMAAMTRGRTDINGLVGDMTIEYYTQRAGAGLLFTEAIRISEEATGSPFTPGIFTGQQIEAWKKVTAAVHDKGGVIIAQLWHAGRMGHSADRNGKLPFAPSPLPIRGMQHFTSQGKKDYEIPREMTIPEIRQTIMDFGQAAKNAVAAGFDGVQLHAANGCLPNQFLAESANQRTDRYGGNIPNNTRFVLEVMQELISAVGSKKVGVKISPFHPYGDIILDNPSATYTYLIEEFNKLDFAHVELMRRSPFFPSPEHYAADNEIEFFGRKVRQTVIANAGYDKASGEAELEKGIAKLISFGKLYIANPDLPERFEKNVALSEPDRATIYGGGKHGYIDYPLWNEYNAIKIKDN; the protein is encoded by the coding sequence ATGATGGTGTGCATCAACAATGATGTTTATCTGCCGGTCTTTGACCAATATGGCAATTATGAAAATGGTAATATGAAACTTTTTGAAAAAACACAGTTAGGAGGTGTCAACCTGAAAAATAGAATGGCCATGGCAGCGATGACCAGAGGTCGTACAGATATAAATGGTTTAGTGGGTGATATGACCATAGAATACTATACCCAAAGAGCAGGTGCAGGTTTGCTGTTTACTGAAGCCATCAGGATTAGTGAAGAAGCTACCGGGAGTCCATTCACTCCGGGTATCTTCACTGGTCAACAAATAGAAGCATGGAAGAAGGTTACAGCAGCGGTACACGATAAAGGCGGTGTTATTATAGCTCAGCTTTGGCACGCTGGCCGCATGGGACATTCTGCAGACAGGAATGGCAAGCTCCCTTTTGCGCCATCACCCTTGCCTATCCGGGGAATGCAGCATTTTACCTCTCAGGGTAAGAAGGATTACGAAATACCAAGGGAAATGACAATCCCGGAAATCAGGCAAACTATAATGGACTTTGGCCAGGCCGCAAAAAACGCCGTAGCCGCAGGCTTTGACGGGGTTCAGCTACATGCTGCCAATGGCTGTCTGCCTAACCAGTTCTTAGCTGAAAGTGCCAACCAAAGAACAGATCGTTACGGCGGCAACATCCCTAACAACACCCGCTTTGTACTGGAGGTGATGCAGGAATTAATCAGTGCGGTAGGAAGTAAAAAAGTGGGTGTTAAAATATCTCCTTTCCATCCTTATGGTGATATAATACTTGATAACCCTTCTGCCACTTATACCTACCTCATTGAAGAATTCAACAAGCTGGACTTTGCCCATGTAGAACTCATGAGGCGCAGCCCATTTTTCCCTTCGCCTGAACATTATGCAGCTGACAACGAGATTGAATTCTTTGGCAGAAAAGTTCGTCAGACAGTTATCGCTAATGCAGGGTACGACAAGGCTTCTGGCGAGGCAGAACTTGAAAAAGGCATTGCTAAGCTTATTTCCTTTGGCAAGTTATACATCGCAAATCCTGACCTGCCGGAACGGTTCGAAAAAAATGTTGCGCTTAGTGAGCCGGACAGGGCAACAATATATGGCGGCGGGAAACATGGTTATATTGATTATCCACTATGGAACGAGTACAATGCCATCAAAATAAAAGATAATTAA
- a CDS encoding recombinase family protein — MLDFIRKHKGKVSHVLVYTLDRFSRTGGAAIKLAEELREKYGVTVYAVTSVEFQ, encoded by the coding sequence ATGCTTGATTTCATCAGGAAACATAAAGGAAAAGTAAGCCACGTTTTAGTCTATACCCTGGATCGATTTTCCAGAACAGGAGGTGCAGCCATCAAATTAGCAGAAGAGTTGCGGGAGAAGTATGGTGTAACTGTCTATGCTGTCACTAGTGTGGAGTTCCAGTGA
- a CDS encoding RagB/SusD family nutrient uptake outer membrane protein — MILNLLKRNIAGWMVVTMATGFFSCNKMLDIKPTDQVDGSEIFTSLGTVNKAVLGVYADWEAAYTWRIGSVMADECSIGLKNNGVNGSAQQLYRWSYASGDPEISAPWVNAYQVINRVNRVLEGIDKVPVPDAAAEQEKQHLKGELLAIRAFEHFELYRNYGSSGKYQVSALAVPYVTTSAISNKPGRPSYVTFMAALQQDITAALALIDDNKEVSRMHLNAVNALQARVALYAGNWATAATYAGKVIDKVPLATRDEFPGIWTDRNNAEVIFKLTRTNASPMRPGDIWKNATTGIAYFAPAQKLLSAYNRDLDIRYDSYFDYDPALEKDGQLPDVIKKYAGSTGAENLNDIKVFRTAEMYLIRAEALLQSNKRGEAAADLNILRQHRLLDYEPQNFRDVPQLLQAILTERFKELPFEGHRYYDLKRLLLPIERDQPAATLHPQALFYYLPIPQAEIIANPNIRPNNPGW; from the coding sequence ATGATACTAAATTTGCTGAAGCGCAACATAGCCGGTTGGATGGTGGTAACGATGGCCACAGGTTTCTTTTCCTGCAATAAGATGCTGGATATCAAACCGACCGATCAGGTAGATGGCAGTGAGATATTCACTTCCCTGGGCACTGTGAATAAAGCCGTGCTGGGGGTATATGCCGACTGGGAAGCTGCGTACACATGGCGGATAGGCTCCGTTATGGCGGACGAATGCAGTATAGGACTTAAAAACAATGGTGTTAATGGGTCTGCACAGCAACTGTATCGTTGGTCATACGCTTCCGGTGATCCTGAAATATCGGCACCCTGGGTCAATGCCTACCAGGTGATTAACCGGGTTAACCGGGTCCTGGAAGGCATCGATAAGGTTCCCGTACCGGATGCTGCAGCGGAGCAGGAGAAACAGCACCTGAAAGGCGAATTGCTGGCTATCCGCGCATTTGAACATTTTGAGCTATACCGTAACTATGGCTCCTCCGGTAAATACCAGGTCAGCGCCCTGGCAGTGCCGTATGTCACCACTTCCGCTATCAGTAATAAACCTGGCAGGCCTTCCTACGTCACATTTATGGCGGCTTTGCAACAGGACATCACGGCAGCATTGGCGTTGATAGATGACAACAAAGAGGTAAGCCGTATGCATCTTAATGCGGTAAACGCATTACAGGCACGTGTAGCGTTGTATGCCGGCAATTGGGCAACAGCGGCCACTTATGCCGGGAAAGTAATCGACAAAGTGCCACTGGCCACCCGGGATGAGTTTCCCGGTATCTGGACGGACCGAAACAATGCAGAAGTTATTTTTAAACTAACACGTACAAACGCCAGCCCGATGCGGCCAGGTGATATATGGAAAAACGCCACTACGGGGATCGCTTACTTTGCACCTGCTCAAAAACTGCTGTCTGCTTACAACCGGGATCTGGATATCCGCTATGATAGCTATTTTGATTATGATCCCGCTTTGGAAAAAGATGGGCAGTTACCGGACGTCATTAAAAAATATGCTGGCAGTACCGGTGCAGAAAATCTGAATGATATCAAAGTATTCAGAACCGCAGAAATGTACCTGATCCGTGCAGAGGCTTTACTGCAATCCAACAAACGAGGTGAAGCTGCTGCTGATCTCAACATACTACGCCAGCATCGGCTACTGGATTATGAACCTCAAAATTTCAGGGATGTACCACAACTGTTACAGGCTATACTAACGGAGCGATTCAAAGAACTTCCTTTTGAAGGACATCGCTACTATGATCTGAAACGACTGTTGCTGCCGATTGAACGGGATCAACCAGCAGCCACCTTACATCCGCAAGCGCTGTTTTACTACCTGCCCATTCCGCAGGCAGAAATCATTGCGAACCCCAATATCCGTCCCAATAATCCGGGATGGTGA
- a CDS encoding SusC/RagA family TonB-linked outer membrane protein, which translates to MKSIFLFCVSLLLSLVGIAQERIIKGIVTDSLTQQPLIGVSIQVAGTAKGTATDVNGAFTINVPPGKALLKFSYIGYEIALIAPPAGTQPIQVALTSAAKSLSSVVITGYTQQSKSRTTGAVSSIPAAVTTQAPVGSFDVMLQGRAPGLYVGTPTGQPGEAGRVSIRGLGSINGDVNPLYIVDGVPVANNSFAALNPEDFETIHILKDAASTAPYGSRAANGVIVITTKKGKAWADGKVRVNYRNQFGVSGLNSSKWDMMNTQERLQFEEILQDPNLPGWAYSRNNPNKLVNGEPVPKTAADYAFGNAYLDSLRTINTDWRKHLLRNGRMQSHALNVSGGNEHTTFYLSGAYFNQEGIALNSGMERYSLRANLQNTNGRFKTTLNVGLSTAAVKYIPDEGVAAAGGAAVGGGGITERNPIAALYYALPYESPYGKPGTGKFGANALDAYANSLLKDNQLKGVLSLQETVQLNHGFQLTGTVGMDFQQTIRTNSLQPDSWYGQMVSNGNQGSYEKKMTSRLGLVATGGIRYYKQWGAGHEVEANLLAEANRIKGNGFGFTGFGLTPELPHTPAGITPGTPENNFIPVIAGQTTPDRLLLSQIALFRYSYKEKYTFSASLRRDGSSQVPATNRYRYFYAFGGSWNILAEDFMQHQHTLTTLRLRGSYGLTGNAGGFATDYGFRTLYGPSLYNGSKALVPTTPGNPDYNWEINRISDIGLEFGLFHNRLRGEIDVYNRVTNGLFINSNLSLTTGFATLATNAGKVRNRGIELMLEGDIIRQKALTLTMGVNLAYNKNRILSLGDEAQIFADEATINKAGLPLGSFYAVRWKGVDPQTGAPIYLDKSGNETNTYNADDAVPMKATYDPPLIGGVTVSLTYKRFEVSMLTSFIQGMYRLNYPDLYAHSGDVKYRQYSQSRDMLQIWQRPGDISPYPGAQYPTYFTSKDIRSADYIKLRNVSVAYNIPVSKRMAGFVRHIKVFANGQNLLSIMKWRGFDPEDANDIAQYEYPMPRTISGGINVTF; encoded by the coding sequence ATGAAATCCATTTTCCTCTTTTGTGTTTCGCTCTTGCTATCTCTGGTGGGTATAGCGCAGGAACGAATTATCAAAGGTATTGTAACAGACTCCCTGACACAACAGCCGCTGATCGGCGTATCCATTCAGGTAGCCGGCACCGCCAAAGGAACCGCCACCGATGTAAACGGCGCCTTTACCATCAACGTACCACCTGGTAAAGCGCTGTTGAAATTCTCCTACATCGGATACGAAATAGCACTGATCGCACCACCAGCAGGCACACAACCTATACAGGTAGCTTTAACCAGTGCCGCAAAATCGCTGTCGTCAGTAGTGATTACCGGTTATACCCAGCAAAGCAAATCCCGTACAACCGGCGCCGTTAGTAGTATTCCTGCCGCCGTTACCACCCAGGCGCCCGTAGGTTCCTTTGATGTGATGCTGCAGGGACGTGCGCCCGGACTCTATGTAGGCACGCCCACCGGACAACCCGGTGAAGCCGGCAGGGTATCTATCCGCGGGCTGGGTTCTATCAATGGTGATGTCAACCCTTTATATATCGTGGATGGTGTACCGGTAGCCAACAACTCCTTCGCGGCTTTAAATCCGGAAGACTTCGAAACCATCCATATCCTGAAAGATGCCGCCTCCACCGCACCTTATGGCTCCCGTGCCGCCAATGGGGTGATTGTGATCACCACCAAAAAAGGAAAGGCATGGGCCGACGGAAAAGTACGTGTGAACTACCGCAACCAGTTCGGCGTATCCGGCTTAAACAGTTCCAAATGGGATATGATGAATACGCAGGAACGGCTGCAGTTTGAAGAAATATTACAAGACCCCAATTTACCCGGTTGGGCATATTCCCGTAATAATCCCAACAAACTTGTCAACGGCGAACCCGTACCTAAAACCGCCGCTGACTATGCCTTCGGCAATGCCTACCTCGACAGCCTGCGTACCATCAATACCGACTGGCGTAAACACCTGTTGCGTAATGGCCGGATGCAATCGCATGCCCTCAACGTTTCCGGTGGCAACGAACACACCACCTTCTACCTGTCCGGCGCCTACTTCAACCAGGAAGGCATTGCGCTGAACTCAGGTATGGAACGTTACAGCCTGCGTGCCAACCTCCAAAACACCAACGGTCGTTTCAAAACCACACTCAATGTAGGCCTGTCTACCGCAGCTGTTAAATACATTCCGGATGAAGGCGTAGCAGCAGCAGGTGGTGCTGCCGTGGGCGGCGGCGGCATTACAGAAAGAAACCCGATTGCGGCCCTGTATTACGCCCTCCCTTATGAATCGCCTTACGGGAAGCCCGGCACCGGAAAATTCGGCGCCAATGCCCTCGATGCCTATGCCAATAGCCTGCTGAAAGATAACCAGCTGAAAGGCGTATTATCCCTGCAGGAAACGGTGCAGCTGAACCACGGCTTTCAACTCACCGGTACCGTAGGCATGGATTTTCAGCAGACCATCCGCACCAATTCCCTGCAGCCCGACTCCTGGTACGGACAAATGGTGAGCAACGGCAACCAGGGATCCTACGAGAAAAAAATGACCAGCCGGCTGGGGCTCGTAGCCACCGGCGGTATACGCTACTACAAACAATGGGGCGCCGGCCATGAGGTAGAAGCCAACCTGCTGGCAGAAGCCAATCGTATCAAAGGCAATGGCTTTGGTTTTACCGGCTTCGGTCTTACCCCGGAGCTGCCACACACCCCTGCCGGCATTACGCCCGGCACCCCGGAGAATAATTTCATTCCCGTGATAGCTGGTCAGACAACACCCGATCGGTTACTGCTTTCACAGATTGCCTTGTTCCGCTACTCCTATAAAGAGAAATATACTTTCTCTGCCAGTCTTCGCCGCGACGGTTCTTCGCAGGTACCTGCCACCAACCGGTACCGGTACTTCTACGCCTTTGGCGGCAGCTGGAATATCCTGGCGGAAGATTTTATGCAACACCAACATACCCTGACAACGCTACGACTGCGCGGCAGTTATGGACTTACCGGCAACGCAGGTGGCTTTGCCACCGACTACGGATTCAGGACCCTGTACGGTCCTTCGCTTTACAACGGCAGCAAAGCACTGGTGCCTACTACACCCGGCAACCCCGACTACAACTGGGAAATCAACCGGATCAGCGACATCGGGCTGGAATTCGGTTTATTCCATAACCGGCTACGGGGAGAAATAGATGTGTATAACCGGGTCACCAACGGCTTGTTTATCAACAGCAACCTCTCCCTCACTACCGGCTTTGCCACCCTCGCCACCAATGCAGGGAAAGTGCGTAACCGGGGCATAGAACTCATGCTGGAAGGAGATATCATCCGGCAGAAAGCCCTTACCCTGACTATGGGTGTAAACCTGGCCTACAACAAAAACCGGATATTAAGTCTGGGTGATGAAGCACAGATCTTTGCAGATGAAGCCACTATCAACAAAGCTGGCCTTCCGCTGGGCAGTTTCTATGCGGTAAGATGGAAAGGAGTAGATCCGCAGACAGGCGCTCCCATTTACCTGGATAAATCCGGCAACGAAACCAATACCTACAACGCCGATGATGCCGTACCCATGAAGGCCACCTATGATCCCCCACTCATTGGAGGTGTAACGGTCAGTCTTACGTACAAACGTTTTGAGGTATCAATGCTGACCAGCTTTATACAGGGCATGTACCGTTTAAATTATCCAGACCTGTACGCGCATTCCGGCGATGTGAAGTACCGCCAGTACAGCCAGTCAAGGGATATGCTGCAGATCTGGCAACGCCCGGGCGATATCAGCCCCTATCCGGGCGCGCAGTATCCTACCTATTTCACGTCAAAGGATATACGTAGTGCAGATTATATAAAACTCCGCAATGTGTCTGTAGCCTACAACATCCCCGTCAGTAAACGGATGGCCGGATTTGTACGCCACATCAAGGTTTTCGCCAATGGCCAGAACCTGTTATCCATCATGAAATGGCGTGGTTTTGATCCGGAAGATGCCAATGATATTGCACAATATGAATATCCCATGCCGCGTACCATCAGTGGCGGTATTAACGTAACCTTTTAA
- a CDS encoding sensor histidine kinase, protein MKIRDRLSLQFTFIFAVMLAVLLTTIYLLVVHHQRKSFFDKLDERAKTAAQFYLAEDNLSVESFSKVLRNYPRSLSQETIRIYNEAGQSVFIKPDSLGWKRAIIRRVIKEKNIRFTDGERQAAGIYYTDNSGNFVVIAAARDINGRQHLHQLGWIMLSGFALSLLVTGFLGRIFARMALQPISRINNEVKIIRATSLNSRLPVSNAPHEEVNELSLTINQLLEHLEQSFEAQRSFIANASHELRTPIASILGEAEITLMQERNHQEYQTTLQTIIEDAGRLNNIINSLLELVQANIDSHDMQPINMQELLWEVVDEWGNKPAGGPVKLAYNFGDNPSKVTIQGNRYLLFIALSNIVKNAIKFSDNREVSCELTTAGKHTVIIIRDQGIGIPDKETDKIFQPFYRGSNAMSYGGFGIGLSLAHKIVKLHQGSIVITSTMHKGTSFSLLFPC, encoded by the coding sequence ATGAAAATCCGTGACCGGCTGTCGTTGCAGTTCACCTTTATATTTGCCGTGATGCTGGCAGTATTGCTGACCACCATCTACTTACTGGTAGTACATCATCAGCGAAAAAGCTTCTTCGACAAACTGGATGAACGCGCCAAAACAGCCGCCCAGTTTTACCTTGCAGAAGATAACCTGTCTGTGGAAAGCTTCAGTAAAGTACTACGCAACTATCCCCGTTCCCTCTCGCAGGAAACCATCCGTATTTACAATGAAGCCGGCCAGTCTGTATTTATTAAGCCCGACTCCCTTGGCTGGAAACGTGCCATCATACGGCGTGTGATCAAAGAAAAAAACATTCGTTTTACAGATGGAGAACGGCAGGCGGCAGGTATCTACTACACCGACAACTCCGGCAACTTCGTCGTCATTGCCGCTGCCCGCGATATCAATGGCCGCCAGCACCTGCATCAACTGGGCTGGATCATGTTATCCGGTTTTGCGTTATCGTTGCTTGTTACCGGCTTCCTGGGCCGCATCTTTGCCAGAATGGCGCTGCAGCCTATTTCCCGGATCAACAATGAAGTAAAAATCATTCGCGCTACAAGTCTTAACAGCCGGCTACCAGTGAGTAATGCCCCACACGAAGAAGTCAATGAACTGAGCCTGACCATCAATCAGCTGCTGGAACACCTCGAACAATCTTTTGAGGCGCAACGCTCCTTTATCGCCAACGCTTCCCATGAACTCCGTACCCCTATTGCTTCTATACTGGGCGAAGCGGAGATAACGCTCATGCAGGAACGAAATCACCAGGAATACCAGACCACCCTGCAAACCATTATCGAAGATGCCGGACGGCTGAATAATATTATCAACAGCCTGCTGGAACTGGTGCAGGCTAATATAGACAGTCATGATATGCAGCCCATTAATATGCAGGAACTGTTATGGGAAGTGGTAGATGAATGGGGGAACAAACCTGCCGGCGGGCCGGTTAAACTGGCGTATAACTTCGGCGATAATCCCAGCAAAGTAACCATACAGGGGAATCGTTACCTGCTGTTCATTGCCCTTAGCAACATTGTCAAGAATGCCATTAAATTTTCTGACAACCGGGAAGTCAGCTGTGAACTCACTACCGCCGGCAAACATACGGTTATCATTATCCGCGATCAGGGTATCGGTATTCCGGACAAAGAAACCGATAAAATATTCCAGCCCTTCTATCGTGGATCCAATGCCATGTCTTACGGGGGTTTTGGTATAGGCCTTTCGCTCGCCCATAAAATTGTAAAATTGCATCAGGGCAGTATTGTCATTACTTCCACCATGCACAAAGGCACTTCTTTCTCCCTACTATTTCCCTGCTAA
- a CDS encoding response regulator transcription factor, whose amino-acid sequence MINILLIEDEPKVVAFIKKGLEAHRYHVTVAYDGATGRTMALQQDFDLIILDVILPHYNGLEVCSYIRHFKRDLPILMLTALGTLGDKVRGFENGADDYLTKPFHFEELLMRIKALSRRNTMTSPAAVYHADDLEMDCYRRAIVRNGREIMLTVKEFTLLEVLLVNKNRVLSRTEIAEAVWGIDFNRGTNLIDVYINYLRSKVDKGFSKQLIHTVIGVGYVLKD is encoded by the coding sequence ATGATAAATATTTTGTTGATAGAAGATGAACCCAAGGTTGTCGCATTTATTAAAAAAGGCCTGGAAGCTCACCGGTATCATGTAACGGTAGCCTACGACGGCGCCACCGGCCGTACCATGGCATTACAACAGGACTTTGACCTGATCATACTGGATGTTATACTGCCCCACTATAATGGCCTGGAAGTATGCAGCTATATCCGGCACTTCAAACGGGACCTGCCTATATTGATGCTGACCGCTCTGGGCACGTTGGGCGATAAAGTACGGGGCTTTGAAAACGGCGCCGACGACTACCTCACCAAACCCTTTCATTTCGAAGAGCTGCTGATGCGTATCAAAGCCCTGAGCCGCCGCAATACCATGACTTCTCCTGCCGCGGTATATCATGCCGATGACCTGGAAATGGATTGTTACCGCCGCGCCATTGTGCGCAATGGCCGGGAGATTATGCTGACAGTAAAGGAATTCACCTTACTGGAAGTGCTCCTGGTCAACAAAAACAGGGTACTGTCGCGCACAGAAATTGCGGAAGCAGTATGGGGCATCGATTTCAACCGGGGTACTAATCTCATCGATGTATACATCAATTATCTGCGGAGTAAAGTAGATAAAGGATTCTCCAAACAACTGATTCATACTGTCATTGGTGTGGGCTATGTGCTGAAAGATTAA
- a CDS encoding helix-turn-helix domain-containing protein, whose amino-acid sequence MKYQQIQPPDYLKNYVRHYWVLESDQTDVLSQSFRTIADGCPGLIFQQPDKGVLFQNDKELPGIILYGQATRHAEIKLKGKFSTVGIYFYPSALKSIFGLNAGELTDTCLDLDLLAGEQGYYLLEQLADTPALKDQIAIISAYLLFMIRKNSTCADDAMQYALSSIVASKGSISMKTLHEQLHLSERSFERKFKQYVGISPKLFSRISRFQASLSQLRTNSYDKLSDIAFGNDYADQSHFIRSFKEFAGVSPYQYQKLSTEVMENFTTQTK is encoded by the coding sequence ATGAAATACCAACAAATACAACCGCCTGATTATCTGAAAAACTATGTCCGGCATTACTGGGTATTGGAAAGCGATCAAACCGATGTACTGTCACAATCTTTCCGGACCATTGCCGATGGCTGCCCGGGCCTTATCTTTCAACAACCGGACAAAGGAGTATTATTCCAAAATGATAAAGAGCTACCAGGTATTATTTTGTATGGCCAGGCTACCCGGCATGCAGAGATAAAGCTGAAAGGAAAATTTAGTACGGTAGGCATTTACTTTTATCCCAGCGCGCTGAAATCCATTTTCGGGCTGAATGCCGGGGAACTCACCGATACCTGCCTGGACCTGGATCTGCTGGCCGGGGAACAGGGATATTACCTGCTGGAACAACTGGCGGATACACCTGCTTTAAAAGATCAGATAGCCATCATATCGGCCTATCTGTTATTTATGATCCGGAAAAACAGTACCTGCGCAGATGATGCCATGCAGTATGCGCTGTCCAGCATTGTAGCGTCGAAAGGAAGTATTTCCATGAAAACATTACATGAGCAGTTACATCTGTCGGAGAGAAGTTTCGAACGTAAGTTCAAACAGTATGTAGGTATCTCTCCCAAATTATTTTCCCGTATTTCCCGTTTTCAGGCCTCTTTGAGCCAGCTGAGAACCAACAGCTACGATAAGCTTTCCGATATTGCATTTGGTAACGACTATGCAGATCAGTCACATTTTATACGTTCTTTTAAAGAGTTTGCAGGGGTATCTCCTTATCAATATCAGAAACTGTCTACAGAAGTAATGGAAAATTTTACCACACAAACGAAATAG